In one Arenibacter antarcticus genomic region, the following are encoded:
- a CDS encoding ABC-F family ATP-binding cassette domain-containing protein codes for MLNIHNLSVSFGGEYLFEEISFRLNSGDRVGLIGKNGAGKSTLLKILSKDMPIDSGTIASDKDLKMGFLRQDIDFEQGRTVMEESHQAFVEIKELEMKLDEINHQLAERTDYETESYSQLIVDLNDVTHHFEILGGYNYEGETEKVLLGLGFKREDFDQKTETFSGGWRMRIELAKLLLQSNDVLLLDEPTNHLDIESIIWLENFLKNYTGAVMIVSHDKMFLDNVSNRTIEISLGRIYDYNKPYSQYLVLRNEMMQQQLNAQKNQEKEIQQAERLIEKFRAKSTKASMAQSLIKKLDKMERIEVDEDDNSVMNLRFQISVTPGKVVVEMEDLCKSYGDNHVLQGIDLLIERDTKTAFVGQNGQGKSTLAKILVGDLAHKGHLKLGHNVQIGYFAQNQAEYLDGNKTILDTMFDAANETNRSKVRDILGSFLFRGDEVDKYVKVLSGGERNRLALAKMLLQPFNVLVMDEPTNHLDIKSKNVLKRALQNFDGTLILVSHDRDFLQGLTNKVYEFKDGKIKEYLGDINFYLEERKVADFRAIEKKDPVQSKKKEKSKVENVSFEEQKKLKSLKNKLSSTESEIANLEKQIATIDHDLLMDYDTAIAKPNFFDSYQKKKKDLERLMKDWEKLTLALDELEVKML; via the coding sequence ATGTTGAATATCCATAACCTCTCCGTTTCTTTTGGAGGCGAATATTTATTTGAAGAAATATCTTTCCGACTAAACTCTGGAGACAGGGTTGGACTAATTGGTAAGAACGGGGCGGGGAAATCTACTCTTTTGAAAATATTGTCTAAAGACATGCCCATTGATTCCGGGACCATAGCATCCGATAAAGATCTTAAGATGGGATTCCTGCGGCAGGACATCGATTTTGAACAGGGTAGAACTGTTATGGAGGAGTCGCACCAAGCCTTTGTGGAGATCAAGGAGCTGGAGATGAAATTGGATGAGATTAACCATCAATTGGCGGAACGTACGGATTATGAAACAGAAAGTTATAGTCAACTTATAGTAGACCTTAACGATGTAACCCATCATTTCGAAATTTTAGGAGGGTATAATTACGAAGGTGAAACTGAAAAGGTTTTGTTGGGACTTGGATTTAAACGTGAGGATTTTGACCAAAAGACAGAAACTTTTTCTGGAGGGTGGCGAATGAGGATAGAACTAGCCAAATTACTGCTGCAAAGTAACGATGTACTTTTGCTGGATGAGCCTACTAACCACTTGGATATAGAGTCCATAATTTGGTTAGAAAACTTCCTGAAAAACTATACTGGGGCAGTAATGATCGTTTCCCATGATAAGATGTTTCTGGATAATGTCTCTAATCGTACTATAGAAATTTCTTTGGGGAGGATCTATGATTACAACAAACCCTATTCCCAGTACCTGGTATTGCGGAATGAGATGATGCAACAGCAGTTGAACGCACAAAAAAATCAGGAAAAGGAGATACAACAGGCAGAGCGATTGATAGAAAAGTTTAGGGCAAAATCTACCAAGGCCTCCATGGCGCAATCCTTGATCAAAAAACTTGATAAAATGGAGCGTATAGAGGTGGATGAGGATGATAATAGTGTCATGAACCTGAGGTTTCAAATTTCAGTTACCCCTGGAAAGGTAGTAGTGGAAATGGAAGATTTATGTAAAAGCTATGGAGATAACCATGTTTTGCAGGGCATTGACTTATTAATAGAAAGAGATACCAAAACCGCTTTCGTTGGTCAAAACGGTCAAGGTAAGTCTACCTTGGCAAAAATACTGGTTGGTGATCTGGCGCATAAAGGACATTTAAAATTGGGACATAATGTGCAGATCGGATATTTTGCGCAAAATCAGGCAGAATACTTGGATGGCAATAAAACTATTCTGGATACTATGTTCGATGCGGCCAATGAAACTAATAGGAGTAAGGTGCGGGACATTTTAGGATCTTTTCTGTTTAGGGGAGATGAGGTAGACAAATATGTAAAGGTGCTTTCTGGAGGGGAGCGTAACCGCTTGGCCTTAGCAAAGATGTTATTGCAGCCCTTTAATGTTTTGGTTATGGATGAACCTACCAACCACTTGGATATTAAGTCGAAAAATGTTCTAAAGAGAGCACTACAAAATTTTGATGGGACACTAATTTTGGTGAGTCATGATAGGGACTTCCTTCAAGGATTAACCAATAAAGTCTATGAGTTTAAGGACGGAAAGATAAAAGAATATTTAGGTGATATTAATTTTTATTTAGAGGAACGGAAAGTAGCTGATTTCCGGGCTATAGAGAAAAAAGACCCTGTCCAAAGCAAAAAAAAAGAAAAATCAAAAGTTGAGAACGTAAGCTTTGAAGAACAAAAAAAGCTTAAATCACTAAAAAATAAATTGAGTTCCACTGAAAGCGAGATTGCCAATTTAGAAAAGCAAATTGCGACAATTGATCACGATCTTCTAATGGATTATGATACTGCCATTGCTAAACCTAATTTCTTTGATTCCTATCAAAAGAAAAAAAAGGACTTGGAAAGACTAATGAAGGATTGGGAAAAGCTCACCCTTGCATTGGACGAATTAGAGGTGAAAATGCTTTAG
- a CDS encoding CPXCG motif-containing cysteine-rich protein codes for MYEHFFQCPYCWEEISMLLDPSITRQTYVEDCEVCCNPLSVSPVFNDGALIGFEAMDIGQ; via the coding sequence ATGTACGAACACTTTTTTCAATGTCCTTATTGTTGGGAAGAAATATCCATGTTATTGGACCCCTCCATAACTAGGCAGACTTATGTGGAAGATTGTGAGGTTTGTTGTAATCCACTATCGGTTTCTCCAGTTTTTAATGACGGGGCGCTTATTGGGTTTGAAGCGATGGATATTGGCCAATAG